From a single Chlorocebus sabaeus isolate Y175 chromosome X, mChlSab1.0.hap1, whole genome shotgun sequence genomic region:
- the LOC103231594 gene encoding uncharacterized protein, protein MGGKLSKKKGYNVNDEKAKDKDKKAEGAATEEEGTPKESEPQAAAEPAEAKEGKEKPDQDAEGKAEEKEGEKDAAAAKEEAPKAEPEKTEGAAEAKAEPPKAPEQEQAAPGPAAGGEAPKAAEAAAAPAESAAPAAGEEPSKEEGEPKKTEAPAAPAAQETKSDGAPASDSKPGSSEAAPSSKETPTATEAPSSTPKAQAPAASAEEPKPVEAPAANSDQTVAVKE, encoded by the coding sequence ATGGGAGGCAAGCTCAGCAAGAAGAAGGGCTACAATGTGAACGACGAGAAAGCCAAGGACAAAGACAAGAAGGCTGAGGGCGCGGCGACGGAAGAGGAGGGGACCCCGAAGGAGAGCGAGCCCCAGGCGGCCGCGGAGCCCgccgaggccaaggagggcaaggAGAAGCCCGACCAGGACGCCGAGGGCAAGGCCGAGGAGAAGGAGGGCGAGAAGGACGCGGCGGCCGCCAAGGAGGAGGCCCCGAAGGCGGAGCCCGAGAAGACGGAGGGCGCGGCGGAGGCCAAGGCTGAGCCCCCGAAGGCGCCCGAGCAGGAGCAGGCGGCCCCCGGCCCCGCTGCGGGCGGCGAGGCCCCCAAAGCTGCCGAGGCCGCCGCGGCCCCGGCCGAGAGCGCGGCCCCTGCTGCCGGGGAGGAGCCCAGCAAGGAGGAAGGGGAACCCAAAAAGACTGAGGCGCCCGCAGCTCCTGCCGCCCAGGAGACCAAAAGTGACGGGGCCCCCGCTTCAGACTCAAAACCCGGCAGCTCGGAGGCTGCCCCCTCTTCCAAGGAGACCCCCACAGCCACGGAAGCGCCTAGTTCCACACCCAAGGCCCAGGCCCCCGCAGCCTCCGCAGAAGAGCCCAAGCCGGTGGAGGCCCCGGCAGCTAATTCCGATCAAACCGTAGCCGTGAAAGAGTGA